The Xiphophorus hellerii strain 12219 chromosome 22, Xiphophorus_hellerii-4.1, whole genome shotgun sequence genome has a window encoding:
- the LOC116712759 gene encoding NLR family CARD domain-containing protein 3-like, with translation MDQCEDREEGVPPSKTTLCGEDESQSKGQRIEKVTLKNKNESKDLSFKSHESKDMWWDFKSDQPPPPERTHQKFQLEPELEPQPDLMSVVSESSYDFHIDFESSGPSSERMKNVTAESEHTYQNVSFKSHVSKDLWFEFKQNQPSAAERVDHHYSDDPRSQAAHNEMQLDFIFKLLEDNIVIFVKNELKKIQTVLSPVSKIYPESQIRGLLEGEKEQLRKNSREALMKMTLNFLRIMNLNNLADHLQCKHFATVYEENIKAGLKKKFQFVFEGITKAESPTLLNQIYTELYITEGGTGGVNDEHEVRQIETASRKPHRPETTIRQEDIFNVPPGSNQPIRTVMTKGVAGIGKTVLTQKFTLDWAEDKAHQNIQFIFPFTFRELNVLKEKKFSLVELIHHFFTETKEICSFEHFQVLFIFDGLDESRLPLDFHNKEILTDATESSSVGVLLTNLIRGKLLPSALLWITTRPAAANQIPPECVGMVTEVRGFTDPQKEEYFRKRFRDEQQASRIISHMKTSRSLHIMCHIPVFCWITATVLEDVLKAREGGELPSTLTEMYIHFLVVQTKVKTVKYDGGAETDPHFSPESRKMIESLGKLAFDQLRKGNMIFYESDLTECGIDIRAASVYSGVFTQIFKEERGLYQDKVFCFVHLSVQEFLAALHVHLTFTNSGVNLMEEAQRSSKRYTFFQMPKLKSLHHKAVDRALQSSNGHLDLFLRFLLGLSLQTNQRLLQGLMTQTGSSSQTNHETVQYIKEKISENVSAEKSINLFHCLNEMNDRSLVEKIQQSLSSGSLSTDKLSPAQWSALGFILVSSGEDLDVFDLKKYSASEEVFLKLLPVVKASNKALLCGCNLSEKSCQALSSALRSQSTTVTKLDLSNNNLKDSGVHLLLHGLESSNHSLKTLRLSCCNLSERSCEALSSVLSSQSSSLRELDLSNNNLQDSGVKLLSAGLESPNCKIEILSLSGCLITDEGCSHLAFALTMNHSHLKELDLSYNCLGELGVKQLSFGLQDSQWRLNTLRVDPAGVQWLTPGLRKYSCQLTIDLNTVNRELRLSDNNKKATRVKDRQSYPDHPDRFDVPQLLCQTGLTCRCYWEVEVRGEVDISVSYRGIRIRGYSDACWFGRNHQSWSLFCSDKGYSVWHNAKKTPILFSSSSSPFSTFYVSNRVAVYVDYPAGILSFYRVSSDTLIHIHTFNTTFTEPLYAGFRIFPDSSICLC, from the exons atggatcagtgtgaggacagagaggagggagtccctccctctaaaaccactctgtgtggtgaagatgagagccagagcaaaggtcagag GATAGAGAAAGTCACacttaaaaacaagaatgaatCCAAGGACCTGTCCTTCAAAAGCCATGAGTCAAAGGATATGTGGTGGGATTTTAAATCAgatcaacctccaccaccagagag gACCCATCAGAAATTCCAACTTGAACCTGAACTTGAACCACAGCCTGACCTCATGTCAGTTGTGAGCGAGAGCTCTTATGATTTTCATATTGACTTTGAATCTTCTGGACCCTCCTCAGAAAG aatgAAGAATGTTACAGCTGAAAGTGAGCACACATACCAGAATGTGTCCTTTAAAAGCCATGTTTCAAAGGATCTTTGGtttgaatttaaacaaaatcaaccTTCAGCAGCAGAAAG AGTGGATCATCACTATTCTGATGATCCCAGAAGTCAAGCTGCCCACAATGAAATGCAGCTGGACTTCATATTTAAG ctgctggaggacaacattgtcatttttgtgaaaaatgagctgaagaagatccagaCGGTTCTCAGTCCAGTTTCCAAAATATACCCAGAGAGTCAGATACGTGGGTTGTTGGAAGGTGAGAAGGAACAGCTGAGGAAGAACAGCAGAGAGGCATTGATGAAAATGACTCTGAATTTCTTGAGGATAATGAATCTGAATAACCTGGCTGACCATCTCCAATGCA aacaTTTTGCTACAGTCTATGAGGAGAACATTAAAGctggtctgaagaagaagttccagtttGTCTTTGAGGGGATTACTAAAGCAGAaagtccaacccttctgaaccagatctacacagagctctacatcacagagggagggactggaggagtcaatgatgaacatgaggtcagacagattgaaacagcatccaggaaaccacatagaccagaaacaacaatccgacaagaagacatctttaacgTTCCACCTGGAagcaatcaaccaatcagaacagtgatgacaaagggagtggctggcattgggaaaacagtcttaACACAGAAATTCACtttggactgggctgaagacaaagcccaccagaacatccagttcatatttccattcactttcagagaactgaatgtgctgaaagagaaaaagttcagcttggtggaactGATTCATCACTTCTTTAccgaaaccaaagaaatctgcagctttgagcactttcaggttctgttcatctttgatggcctggatgagagtcgacttcctctggacttccacaacaaggagatcctgactgatgctacagagtccagctcagtgggTGTTCTGCTGACGAACCTCATCAGGGgcaaactgcttccctctgctctcctctggataaccacacgacctgcagcagccaatcagatcccacCTGAGTGCGttggcatggtaacagaggtcagagggttcactgacccacagaaggaggagtacttcaggaagagattcagagatgagcagcaggccagcaggatcatctcccacatgaagacatcacgaagcctccacatcatgtgccacatcccagtcttctgctggatcactgctacagttctaGAAGATGTGTTAAAGGCtagagagggaggagagcttCCTAGcaccctgactgagatgtatATCCATTTCTtggtggttcagaccaaagtgaagacagtcaagtatgatggaggggctgaaacagatccacactttagtccagagagcaggaagatgattgagtctctgggaaaactggcttttgatcagctgcgGAAAGGAAACATGATattctatgaatcagacctgacagagtgtggcatcgatatcagagcagcctcagtgtattcaggagtgttcacacagatctttaaagaggagagagggctgtaccaggacaaggtgttctgctttgttcatctgagtgttcaggagtttctggctgctcttcatgttcatctgacctTCACCAACTCTGGTGTCAACCTGATGGAAGAAGCACAAAGATCCTCAAAGAGGTATACTTTTTTTCAAATGCCAAAACTAAAATCTCTCCATCATAAAGCTGTAGACCGGGCCTTACAGAGTTCAAATGGACACCTGGATCTTttcctccgcttcctcctgggactctcactgcagaccaatcagagactcctacaaggtctgatgacacagacaggaagtagctctCAGACCAATCATGAAACAGTTCAGTATATCAAGGAGAAGATCAGtgagaatgtgtctgcagaaaaaagcatcaatctgtttcactgtctgaatgaaatgaatgatcgttctctagtggagAAGATtcaacagtctctgagttcaggaagtctctccacagataaactgtctcctgctcagtggtcagctctgggtttcatcttagtgtcatcaggagaagatctggatgtgtttgatcTGAAGAAATACTCAGCTTCAGAGGAAGtttttctgaagctgctgccagtggttaaagcctccaacaaagctct GTTGTGTGgatgtaacctctcagagaaaAGCTGTCAAGCTTTGTCCTCAGCTCTCAGGTCCCAGTCCACTACTGTCAcaaaactggacctgagtaacaacaatcTGAAGGATTCCGGAGTGCACCTTCTGTTACATGGACTTGAGAGTTCAAATCACAGCCTAAAAACCCTTAG ACTGAGTTGCTGCAACCTGTCAGAGAGAAgttgtgaagctctgtcctcagttctcagctcccagtcatccagtctcagagaactggatctgagtaacaacaacctgcaagattcaggagtgaagctacTTTCAGCTGGATTGGAAAGTCCAAACTGCAAAATAGAAATTCTCAG cttGTCGGGCTGTTTAATCACAGACGAAGGCTGTTCTCATCTGGCCTTTGCTCTGACCATGAATCATTctcatctgaaagagttggacctcaGCTACAATTGTCTAGGAGAGTTGGGAGTGAAACAGTTGTCGTTTGGACTGCAGGATTCACAATGGAGATTAAACACTCTAAG AGTGGACCCTGCCGGAGTCCAGTGGTTAacaccaggtctgaggaagt ATTCTTGTCAACTCACAATTGACTTAAACACAGTGAACAGAGAGCTCAGATTGTCTGACAACAACAAGAAGGCTACACGTGTGAAGGACCGTCAGTCTTATCCTGaccatccagacagatttgatgtCCCTCAACTGCTTTGTCAAACTGGCTTGACCTGtcgttgttactgggaggttgaGGTGAGAGGAGAAGTGGATATATCTGTGAGCTACAGAGGAATTAGAATTAGAGGATACAGTGACGCTTGTTGGTTTGGACGGAATCATCAGTCCTGGAGTCTGTTCTGCTCTGATAAGGGTTATTCTGTGTGGCACAATGCCAAAAAAACACCCAtcctcttctcctcttcctcctcccccttCTCCACCTTCTATGTCTCcaacagagtagcagtgtatgtggactaTCCTGCTGGGATTTTGTCCTTTTATAGAGTCTCATCTGACACACTGATCCACatccacaccttcaacaccacattcactgaacctctttATGCTGGATTTAGAATATTTCCTGATTCCTCGATCTGTCTGTGTTAG